A region from the Oncorhynchus clarkii lewisi isolate Uvic-CL-2024 chromosome 8, UVic_Ocla_1.0, whole genome shotgun sequence genome encodes:
- the LOC139415531 gene encoding radial spoke head protein 3 homolog produces the protein MTSVLQPQKEAPNGTYTFASRPRPVQNRTKYREPAAEQSDGQSNYGNIMYDRRVVRGNTYAQHILPVAAQPDPIEVQRQQESRRRSVARKRAMEQFRPRTPEALEGRKHIDVQTELYLEELNDRVEDTSVECQTDAFLDKPATPLFIPAKSGKDVATQIEEGELFDFDMEVRPVLEVLVGKTVEQALLEVMEEEELASLRAQQRAFEELRNAELVEVQRLEEQERRHREEKERRITQQREVLKKEMETADKIAARAFAQHYLADLLPSVYTTLREHGYFYDPVERDIETGFLPWLMAHVSNTLEKRYVARAVLDMLIHDVTQKRLELFQQMQPHDHSTQ, from the exons ATGACATCCGTTTTACAGCCTCAAAAGGAGGCTCCAAACGGGACTTACACATTCGCCAGTCGCCCAAGACCTGTTCAAAACCGCACCAAATACAGAGAGCCCGCAGCGGAGCA AAGTGATGGACAGAGCAATTATGGAAACATCATGTATGACCGACGTGTTGTCAGGGGAAACACGTATGCCCAGCACATCCTACCAGTG GCAGCTCAGCCTGACCCTATTGAGGTCCAGAGACAGCAGGAGTCCAGAAGGAGATCGGTCGCTCGGAAGCGTGCCATGGAGCAGTTCAGGCCCAGGACTCCAGAGGCTCTGGAGGGAAGGAAGCACATAGATGTACAGACAG AGCTTTATCTTGAGGAGCTGAATGATCGCGTAGAGGACACCAGCGTCGAGTGCCAGACCGACGCCTTCCTGGACAAACCGGCCACCCCCCTCTTCATTCCTGCCAAGTCCGGTAAAGATGTGGCCACacagatagaggagggagag CTGTTTGACTTTGACATGGAGGTGCGCCCGGTGCTGGAGGTGCTGGTGGGGAAGACTGTGGAGCAGGCCCTGCTGGAggtcatggaggaggaggagctggccAGCCTGCGGGCACAGCAGCGGGCCTTCGAGGAGCTCCGCAACGCCGAGCTGGTGGAGGTGCAGCGGCTGGAGGAGCAAGAGAGACGCCACCGTGAGGAGAAG GAGCGTCGAATCACCCAGCAGCGAGAGGTGCTGAAGAAGGAGATGGAGACTGCGGACAAGATTGCGGCGCGAGCGTTTGCCCAGCACTACCTGGCCGACCTGCTCCCCTCAGTCTACACCACGCTGAGGGAACACGGCTACTTCTACGACCCTGTGGAGAGAG ATATTGAGACTGGCTTCCTCCCGTGGCTGATGGCTCATGTCAGTAACACTTTGGAGAAGAGATACGTGGCAAGAGCAGTGTTGGACA TGCTTATCCATGATGTCACCCAGAAGAGGCTGGAGCTGTTCCAACAGATGCAGCCCCACGACCACTCCACCCAATGA